In a single window of the Micrococcaceae bacterium Sec5.7 genome:
- a CDS encoding MFS transporter, which produces MSTFKSLHILNYRIWFIGALVSNIGTWMQRTAQDWLVFDHLTEHDAGAMGITMALQLGPQLFLAPVAGLIADRFNRKQLLVMTQSVMALLSTGLGILVVLGAGQLWHVYGFALLLGMVSALDAPVRQTFVSELVRDDYLPNAVALNSASFNVARMIGPAVAGILTVAVGPGWVFLINTVTFLAMLLSLWKISAASLRALPRAAPGKGRIREGLRYVRFRPDIVVVLVAIFIVGTLGLNFVLFIAAMVGTEFGLDASAFGLMNSIMAVGSVAGALLSARRSKPRLRIIFGAAGAFGVTSGLAALAPDYFWFGVALVPVGLFALTMLTSANGYVQTTTDPVMRGRVMALYMAIFMGGTPIGAPLVGWVANVAGPRWSMAVAAASGIIAAVIGLVWIIRAKQLRLQFNKRARGLRQFRLVSRMGDKGNNAAGDQNPDDAV; this is translated from the coding sequence ATGTCCACCTTCAAATCCCTGCACATCCTCAACTACCGGATCTGGTTCATTGGCGCTTTGGTTTCCAACATCGGAACCTGGATGCAGCGCACGGCCCAGGACTGGCTGGTCTTTGACCATCTGACCGAGCACGATGCCGGCGCCATGGGCATCACCATGGCACTCCAGCTGGGCCCGCAGCTGTTCCTTGCCCCGGTGGCGGGCCTGATCGCCGACCGCTTCAACCGCAAACAGCTGCTGGTCATGACCCAGTCCGTGATGGCCTTGCTGAGCACCGGTCTGGGCATTCTGGTAGTACTGGGCGCCGGCCAGCTGTGGCACGTCTACGGTTTCGCGCTGTTGCTGGGAATGGTCTCGGCCCTTGACGCACCGGTCCGCCAGACGTTCGTCTCGGAACTGGTCCGGGACGACTACCTGCCCAATGCCGTGGCACTCAACAGCGCATCCTTTAACGTTGCCCGGATGATCGGCCCTGCGGTTGCCGGCATCCTCACGGTGGCGGTGGGACCGGGCTGGGTCTTCCTGATCAACACCGTTACATTCCTGGCCATGCTCCTGAGTCTGTGGAAGATCTCCGCTGCCTCCCTGCGCGCACTTCCCCGGGCGGCCCCCGGGAAGGGCCGCATCCGCGAAGGACTGCGCTATGTGCGCTTCCGGCCCGACATTGTGGTGGTGCTGGTTGCCATCTTCATTGTGGGCACCCTGGGGCTCAACTTTGTGCTTTTCATAGCTGCCATGGTGGGCACCGAGTTTGGCCTGGACGCTAGTGCGTTCGGGCTGATGAACTCCATCATGGCCGTCGGCTCGGTGGCCGGGGCGCTGCTCTCTGCCCGGCGCAGCAAACCACGGCTGCGGATCATCTTTGGCGCGGCGGGAGCATTCGGGGTGACCTCCGGGCTCGCTGCGCTGGCCCCCGACTACTTCTGGTTCGGCGTTGCGCTGGTGCCCGTGGGCCTTTTTGCGCTGACCATGCTGACCAGCGCCAACGGCTACGTCCAGACCACCACGGATCCCGTGATGCGCGGCAGGGTCATGGCTCTGTACATGGCGATTTTCATGGGCGGCACGCCCATCGGCGCCCCGCTGGTGGGTTGGGTGGCCAATGTGGCCGGGCCGCGCTGGTCCATGGCAGTCGCTGCTGCGTCCGGCATCATTGCGGCGGTGATCGGACTGGTGTGGATAATCCGGGCCAAGCAGCTCAGGCTGCAGTTCAACAAACGCGCACGCGGCCTGCGCCAGTTCCGGCTCGTCTCACGGATGGGGGACAAGGGGAACAACGCCGCCGGGGACCAAAACCCGGACGACGCCGTCTAA
- a CDS encoding DUF3027 domain-containing protein: MNPEPEQTKAKAAPRPPAGVPVWRTGKPDAVLAAAVDFARAAIEGIAQAPEIGIHLAARTEGDRVVTHLFESRLSGYLGWQWYAVLTRNSRSKVITVNELGLLPSEDSILAPEWIPWAERVRPEDSREEDAPVEPQGEEPLGEALPEATPAETPEPAPEADPESAPASDEHGSDEHESDDDEPAGEAD, translated from the coding sequence ATGAATCCGGAACCTGAACAGACAAAAGCCAAAGCGGCGCCCAGGCCGCCCGCCGGTGTGCCCGTTTGGCGTACCGGGAAGCCGGACGCTGTTCTGGCCGCTGCGGTGGATTTTGCCCGTGCGGCAATCGAGGGCATCGCCCAGGCGCCGGAAATCGGAATCCACCTGGCTGCCCGGACTGAGGGCGACCGTGTGGTCACGCATCTCTTCGAGTCGCGCCTGTCCGGCTACCTGGGGTGGCAGTGGTACGCCGTGCTGACCCGCAATTCCCGGTCCAAGGTGATCACCGTCAACGAGCTGGGCCTGCTGCCATCCGAGGACTCCATCCTGGCTCCCGAATGGATACCGTGGGCCGAGCGCGTCCGCCCGGAAGACTCCCGGGAAGAGGACGCGCCTGTGGAACCGCAAGGCGAAGAACCGCTGGGGGAGGCCCTGCCGGAGGCGACGCCAGCCGAAACTCCGGAACCAGCTCCGGAGGCGGATCCGGAGTCAGCTCCGGCGTCAGACGAACACGGGTCAGACGAACACGAGTCCGACGACGACGAACCCGCCGGCGAGGCTGACTAG
- a CDS encoding helicase-associated domain-containing protein encodes MSLIRALSKELEARSDNSLRALFAARPDLISPGVPDFSALAARASARVSVQRALERLNRPEMQVLETLHLCTNTDTAHSASAAVLKKLISGSTVAAIDRILLSLQELALVHRAEPPHGVGAAGSRQRFYLPVGSLKDVVGIYPAGLGRSYTELVRLQPAFAQRVVQLVAELHHSGATIHQATTPMEAALALHHWTSSPDALRAILATAPERTTALLARFGNWAMGAVPQAQRKASVTNEGADVGPVDWLLARGLLVPLDAAHVELPHSVGVSLRGGAVIDNFTLTPPVAELGHTSAMLRRNAALGAIAETLRLVGEILFSAREQPLATLRSGGVGVREMKRLADTLRIEQQRAGLLLELCGLAGLLRLDVDSSAWIQPPQLEWLTLPRQEQWLWLVNAWLASERAPSLVGQPITGPAAGHVANRNAANRSAAGNTINALSAEAQRPDAPVIRKRILEILNELTLEAVAPDGKAPVLDAAAVLQRAEWSQPRMARRFSSLIRGVLAEAEMLGLIGSGALSQLGTAIAGDKPDDALGILGEHLPAALNHVLLQADLTAVAPGYLAPELSEKLLLMSDAEGQGPATIYRFSVESIRRALDAGQDAAALLDFLRQHSATAVPQPLEYLVEDTAARHGRLRVGNAASFIQSDDEAALMELAGESNAASLGLARIAPTVLISHAPPRETAHVLRGLGLSPSVEEGEPAVVRLRRTTAVPSSTRPVYRAPRTAPPEADVDAQLAVLRNLGPAAGGSSNGRPAAAKVTGGEEATQLGLETLQKAIRLKQRVTMNVVDSLGNANVETVVPVSVVGGRVRVFDPAKDTERVLSIHRIIDIEAAEEMHQ; translated from the coding sequence ATGTCCCTTATCCGCGCGCTCAGCAAAGAACTGGAAGCCCGCAGCGACAATTCGTTGCGGGCGCTGTTCGCTGCGCGGCCGGATCTGATATCGCCGGGCGTTCCGGATTTTTCTGCCCTGGCCGCCAGGGCCAGTGCGCGGGTGAGCGTGCAGCGTGCGCTGGAACGCCTCAACCGGCCCGAGATGCAAGTGTTGGAAACCCTCCACCTGTGCACCAACACGGATACCGCACACAGCGCTTCGGCGGCGGTGCTGAAGAAGCTGATTTCCGGTTCCACCGTGGCGGCGATCGATCGCATACTGCTCTCGCTCCAGGAACTCGCGCTCGTGCACAGGGCCGAGCCGCCGCACGGCGTCGGCGCCGCCGGATCCAGGCAGCGCTTTTACCTGCCGGTGGGAAGCCTCAAGGACGTGGTGGGCATCTACCCTGCCGGTCTGGGCCGGAGCTACACCGAGCTGGTGAGGCTGCAGCCGGCTTTCGCCCAGCGTGTGGTCCAGCTGGTCGCTGAGCTCCACCACAGCGGCGCCACCATCCACCAGGCCACCACCCCCATGGAGGCTGCGCTGGCGCTGCATCACTGGACGTCTTCGCCTGATGCGCTGCGGGCAATCCTGGCCACCGCACCGGAACGCACGACGGCGCTCCTCGCCAGGTTCGGAAACTGGGCCATGGGTGCCGTCCCCCAGGCGCAACGCAAGGCGTCTGTGACGAACGAAGGAGCCGACGTCGGACCTGTCGACTGGCTGCTGGCCAGAGGCCTGCTTGTGCCGTTGGACGCCGCACACGTGGAATTGCCGCACAGCGTTGGCGTCTCGCTGCGCGGGGGCGCGGTGATTGACAACTTCACGCTGACTCCCCCCGTGGCCGAGCTTGGCCACACCAGCGCGATGCTCCGCAGGAATGCGGCCCTGGGCGCGATTGCCGAGACCCTGCGGCTCGTGGGCGAAATCCTCTTCAGCGCGCGGGAACAGCCGCTGGCCACCCTGCGGAGCGGCGGTGTTGGAGTCCGGGAGATGAAGCGGCTGGCCGATACGCTGCGGATTGAGCAGCAGCGGGCCGGGCTTCTCCTGGAGCTGTGCGGCCTGGCCGGCCTGCTGCGCCTGGACGTGGACAGCTCCGCCTGGATTCAGCCGCCGCAGCTGGAGTGGCTGACGCTGCCGCGGCAGGAACAATGGTTGTGGCTGGTAAACGCCTGGCTCGCGAGTGAGCGGGCCCCATCGCTGGTGGGTCAGCCCATCACCGGGCCGGCAGCCGGGCACGTTGCCAACCGGAATGCGGCCAACCGGAGTGCGGCCGGCAACACCATCAATGCCCTGTCTGCAGAGGCTCAGCGGCCGGATGCCCCGGTCATCCGGAAGCGGATTCTGGAAATCCTCAACGAACTCACTCTGGAAGCAGTGGCCCCGGATGGCAAAGCGCCGGTGCTTGACGCCGCCGCAGTGCTGCAGCGCGCCGAATGGTCACAGCCACGGATGGCCCGCCGCTTCAGTTCCCTGATCCGCGGGGTGCTGGCCGAAGCTGAAATGCTCGGGCTGATCGGCTCCGGAGCCCTGAGCCAGCTGGGAACGGCCATTGCCGGCGACAAACCGGACGACGCTCTGGGAATTCTGGGCGAACACCTGCCCGCCGCCCTGAACCACGTGCTGCTGCAGGCTGACCTCACGGCCGTGGCACCTGGTTATCTGGCGCCGGAGCTGAGCGAAAAGCTGCTCCTGATGTCCGATGCCGAAGGCCAGGGTCCCGCCACCATCTACCGCTTCTCAGTTGAGTCCATCCGGCGCGCCCTGGACGCGGGCCAGGACGCCGCCGCCCTTCTGGATTTCCTCCGGCAGCACTCGGCCACGGCGGTACCCCAGCCACTGGAATATCTCGTGGAGGACACCGCCGCCCGGCATGGCAGGCTGCGGGTGGGGAACGCCGCCAGCTTCATCCAGAGTGACGACGAGGCAGCCCTGATGGAACTGGCCGGAGAGTCCAATGCAGCGAGCCTGGGCCTCGCACGGATTGCACCAACGGTACTGATATCCCATGCCCCGCCGAGGGAAACGGCACATGTGCTGCGGGGGCTGGGACTCTCGCCGTCCGTCGAGGAGGGGGAGCCCGCCGTCGTGCGTCTGCGCCGAACCACAGCGGTGCCGAGCAGCACGCGCCCTGTCTATCGTGCGCCGCGGACGGCGCCACCGGAGGCCGACGTCGATGCCCAGCTTGCGGTCTTGCGGAACCTCGGGCCTGCTGCCGGCGGCAGCTCCAACGGCAGGCCCGCCGCGGCAAAGGTGACTGGCGGCGAGGAAGCCACCCAGCTGGGGCTCGAAACCCTGCAAAAAGCCATCCGGCTCAAACAGCGCGTCACCATGAACGTGGTGGACAGCCTGGGGAATGCCAACGTGGAAACGGTTGTTCCGGTATCGGTGGTCGGCGGACGCGTCAGGGTGTTTGACCCCGCCAAGGATACCGAGCGGGTGCTTTCCATCCACCGGATCATCGATATTGAGGCAGCGGAGGAAATGCACCAGTGA
- a CDS encoding DNA repair helicase XPB, translated as MNDGPLIVQSDKTILLEVDHEQATEARHAIAAFAELERAPEHMHSYRLTPLGLWNARAAGLDAERVLDTLLKYSRFPVPHSLLIDIEETMSRYGRLRLEKDPQHGLVMRTNDYPVLEEVIRAKKIQPLLGPRIDGETVVVHSSQRGQLKQLLLKIGWPAEDLAGYVDGTPHLIALNQDDWKLRPYQQLAVENFWAGGSGVVVLPCGAGKTLVGAAAMATSSTTTLILVTNTVSARQWKDELLRRTSLTEEEIGEYSGAVKEVRPVTIATYQVLTTKRGGLYAHLELLDGNDWGLIIYDEVHLLPAPIFRMTADLQARRRLGLTATLVREDGREGEVFSLIGPKRYDAPWKDIEAQGYIAPADCVEVRVDLPRDERVAYAMAEDADKYRLCATSDSKTPVVEQLVAKHKGEQLLVIGQYIDQLDELGERLRAPVIKGETSVKERQRLFEAFRTGEVQTLVVSKVANFSIDLPEASVAIQVSGSFGSRQEEAQRLGRLLRPKKDGRAARFYSLVARDTLDQEFAARRQRFLAEQGYAYRIMDSKDVDKAV; from the coding sequence GTGAACGATGGCCCCCTGATTGTCCAGAGCGACAAAACCATCCTGCTTGAAGTGGACCATGAGCAGGCAACCGAAGCCCGCCATGCAATCGCGGCCTTCGCCGAACTGGAACGCGCGCCGGAGCACATGCACAGCTACCGGCTGACGCCGCTGGGGCTCTGGAACGCAAGGGCGGCCGGGCTGGACGCCGAACGGGTGCTGGACACCCTGCTCAAGTACTCGCGTTTTCCAGTGCCGCATTCCCTCCTGATCGATATTGAAGAAACCATGTCCCGCTACGGGCGGCTGCGGCTGGAGAAGGATCCGCAGCACGGCCTGGTCATGCGCACCAACGACTACCCCGTGCTCGAGGAAGTCATCCGGGCCAAGAAGATCCAGCCGTTGCTGGGCCCTCGGATCGACGGCGAAACCGTGGTGGTCCACTCCTCGCAGCGTGGCCAGCTCAAACAGCTGCTGCTGAAAATCGGCTGGCCGGCCGAGGATCTTGCCGGGTACGTTGACGGCACACCGCACCTTATCGCTTTGAACCAGGACGACTGGAAGCTCAGGCCCTACCAGCAGCTGGCCGTGGAGAACTTCTGGGCCGGCGGCAGCGGTGTGGTGGTGCTGCCCTGCGGTGCCGGCAAGACCCTTGTGGGTGCGGCAGCCATGGCCACCAGCTCCACCACCACCCTCATTCTGGTGACCAACACCGTGTCCGCCCGGCAATGGAAAGACGAACTGCTCAGGCGGACCTCGCTCACGGAGGAAGAGATCGGCGAATACTCCGGGGCGGTCAAGGAAGTCCGGCCGGTCACCATCGCCACCTACCAGGTCCTCACCACCAAACGCGGCGGGCTGTACGCGCACCTTGAACTGCTGGACGGCAACGACTGGGGCCTGATCATCTATGACGAGGTCCATCTGCTGCCCGCCCCGATCTTCCGGATGACGGCGGATCTGCAGGCCCGCCGCCGGCTCGGGCTGACCGCCACGCTGGTTCGCGAGGACGGCCGCGAAGGCGAGGTCTTCAGCCTCATTGGCCCCAAGCGCTATGACGCACCGTGGAAGGACATCGAGGCACAGGGCTACATTGCGCCGGCGGACTGTGTGGAAGTGCGGGTGGACCTCCCCCGGGATGAGCGTGTTGCCTACGCCATGGCAGAGGATGCGGACAAGTACCGGCTCTGCGCCACATCGGATTCCAAGACCCCGGTGGTGGAGCAGCTCGTGGCCAAGCATAAGGGCGAGCAGCTCCTTGTGATCGGCCAGTACATCGACCAGCTGGACGAGCTCGGCGAACGCCTGCGGGCTCCGGTGATCAAAGGCGAAACCTCCGTAAAGGAACGCCAGAGGCTCTTTGAGGCCTTCCGCACCGGCGAGGTGCAGACCCTTGTGGTGTCCAAGGTGGCCAATTTTTCAATTGATCTGCCGGAGGCCTCGGTTGCCATCCAGGTGTCGGGTTCTTTCGGCTCCCGGCAGGAGGAAGCACAGAGGCTGGGCCGTCTGCTGCGGCCCAAGAAGGACGGCCGGGCAGCCCGTTTCTACTCGCTGGTAGCCCGCGACACCCTGGATCAAGAGTTCGCGGCGAGGCGCCAGCGCTTCCTGGCTGAACAGGGCTATGCCTACCGCATCATGGACTCCAAGGACGTGGACAAGGCCGTCTGA
- a CDS encoding cold shock domain-containing protein, with amino-acid sequence MPTGKVKWYDKEKGFGFLAGEDGQEVFLPKSSLPEGITELKAGTRVEFGVADGRKGAQALGLRVLDKTPSIAKAKRTNAKDLAPLVQDLVSVLDNLSGTLSAGKYPEGTKGKAIAVALRKVADELDV; translated from the coding sequence GTGCCTACCGGCAAGGTCAAGTGGTATGACAAGGAAAAAGGATTCGGATTCCTCGCGGGCGAGGACGGCCAGGAAGTCTTCCTGCCCAAATCGTCGCTGCCCGAAGGCATAACCGAGCTTAAGGCCGGCACCCGAGTTGAATTCGGGGTAGCTGACGGCCGCAAGGGCGCACAGGCGCTTGGCCTCCGTGTGCTGGACAAAACACCGTCCATCGCCAAAGCGAAGCGGACCAACGCCAAAGACCTCGCCCCCCTGGTCCAGGACCTCGTGTCTGTGCTCGACAACCTCTCCGGAACGCTGTCCGCAGGCAAGTACCCGGAAGGCACCAAGGGCAAGGCCATCGCCGTCGCCCTGCGTAAGGTTGCCGACGAGCTGGACGTTTAG